TTATCTTGGAATTTTATTCTGCAGAGTTCTTTGATTCTGCTTCTTTCCATATTATACTGATAAACTCCACCCACTGTGTTGAATATGTAACTCAGTGCATGAAtgctccaccttttttttttggctttatttcatttttcttatacttgataagacagaattAAGCggtaagggggagatggagagggagaaagagagacacctacagtacaacttcaccacttgtgaaacttcccccctacaggtgggaatcaggggtttaaacctgggtctttgcacgtgacaatgtgtgtggtcaaccaagtataccaccacccagactctataccactatttttttttaaatcccacatTATGATGAACATTGGCTTGTTTGCAATGTGCAGCTCTTAAAAACAGAACTGCTTGCATATTCTATGCATGCATCCTGGTCACTATTCATAAGTGTCCTCAGGGCACATAGCTGGGAGCTATGTGACTACTGGTTCATAAAGCACTTCCACTGCTGTTTGATGTGTCATGAGAGCTTCTCTCTCCCACAGTCTCACCATCTCACCACGCTTTAGCACCATTCTCAGATGTTGGGGCTAATCCTCTGTTCCCAAACTGGACTTTTCCACTGAAACACAGTCTTCCCTAGGTCAGAAACTCTCCGCCTCTTTCCTAGACTTGATCAGACCACTTACAGGAGGACACCCTGAGTGAGCACATTCATGGCAGGTCATGTGAGAATGAGAATGTCAAGACCTTAAATGAGCCCTGcttgagaaagaggaaaaaagagggtTAGTGGTACAGACCAGATGGTGCAGATCAAAGGGCTGTGATACTCATGGACACGTTTTCTCTGATGCCCCCACAGGGTTTGACCAGCTGACCTGAACGTGGCCAGTGGCCGGTCCTCCACCATGGCCACCCCACCATCTTGGCTGAGTAGGAAGGTGTTTCCCTTCAAGCTGGGCAAATGGATGAGGTTTTCTTGCTTCCAGTCATTGACTGTCTCCCCCAACCTTCGCCAAAAGAAACTACTCCACAAACTGCAGGAGGAGAGGACTTTTCGTGAAGAGATGAAAGTCTTCCGTGAGAGAATAGAAGACTTCAGAGAGGAGATGTGGACTTTCCGGGGCAAGATCCGTGCTTTCCGTGGCCAGATCTTGGGCTTTTGGGAAGACGAGAGGCCTTTCTGGGAAGAGGAGAAAACCTTCTGGAAAGAGGAAAAGACCTTCTGGGAAATGGAAAAATCCTTCCGAGAAGAAGAGAAAACCTTCTGGAAAAAGTATCGCATCTTCTGGAAGGAGGACAAGGCCTTCTGGAAAGAGGACAATGCCTTATGGGAAAGAGACCGGAACCTTCTTCAGGAGGACAAGGCTCTGTGGGAGGAAGAGAAGGCCCTGTGGGTAGAGGAAAGAGCCCTTCTGGAAGAGGAGAAGGCCCTGTGGGAAGATAAAAAGTCCCTCTGGGAGGAAGAGAATGCCCTCTGGGAAGAGGAGAAGGCATTCTGGGTAGAAGATGGCGGCTATATTGGTGGGGAGCAGATCCTCAGAGATGGACACTACAATGACAATGGAGGACTTCAATCACCAGCCTCTTCCCGAGGCAGGGCATGAGCTCAGGAGATGAAGGGTCCAGGGTCTGCTGGAACTCAAGTCCAGGTTGAACCCATGTACCTGGAGAAATAATCACTTATTTGTCTCCTTATTTCAAAAGATCTAATAAAGTCTTAGGGAGACCTTTGGAAAAACAATCTCTACAAGGGAAGCCTAAGATATTTTTCTAGGTTTTGTGGTTCTCCCAGGCTCTAGTCCCATCATCTGGGCCACAGAGCCTGGTCTTGGGCAGTTCACTAAGAGGCTGATCTGTGTGAATGTTTGTGGTTCTCTTCTGAAAAtccagaaagagggaggggatagatagcataatggttatgcaaagaaactctcatgcctggggctctgaatcccctgaggctcaatcccctgtaccaccataagccagagctgagcagtgctctggtaaaaaacaaacaaaaactagatcTGACAAAAACGCAGTAaggggagccagatggtggcacagcaggtaaaatgcacatgttacagtgcccaaggacccaggttcaagtccctggttcccacctgcagaggggaagcttcatgagtagtgaagcagtgctgctggtctgtctgtctctctccctccctctccccatctgtccctcttctcttaattaatctctgtctctacccagtaaataaataactacaatttTAAAAAGCCGGAAAaggaggttgggcagtggtgcacccagtagagcacatatattaattaccatgtgcaagcaaaCCCTTGATCAAAAACCCTTGTCTCCTTATTTCAAAAGATCTAATAAAGTCTTAAGGAGACCTTTGGAAAAACAATCTCTACAAGGGAAGCCTAAGATATTTTTCTAGGTTTTGTGGTTCTCCCAGGCTCTAGTCCCAAACCCTTGATCCCTACCATCAAACCCTTGATCCCTACCATCAAACCCTTGATCCCTACcatcaggggaaaaacttcacaagtggtgaagcagtgctgcaggtatgtctctctttGGCTCTTTCTAGCtgcctccttcttccctttcaacttctctgtttctagtgaaaaagagaggaagaaagaaaaaagaaagaaaagagaggaaagaaagagatagagaggaagaaagaaagaataaagaaaagaaaagaaaagaaagaaagaaagaaagaaagaaagaaagaaagaaagaaagaaagagaaaagaaatggccaccagcagtggtggattcattgtgtaggtaccaagccccagtgataaccctggtagcaatagacAAGCAAGCCAGAAAAGGGGTTGCTCCAGAGGCTCAGATAATGCCATCCAAAGACACAGGACTAGAGAAGGACTCGGGTATCTGTATCACACTGGGGGTGATCATACCTTGTCCACACTCTGGGCAGTATCGAAGCCTGGAGTGGGCTGACAGCCTTCTAGAAGAGGTCCCTGTGCTATCTGTAATCATCTCACATTACCCAGCTTTTAGGATGCAGAGACAGAATCCCTTACTGGTCTAGTGGAGTTCTGGGCTCCCCCCTAAGGTCTCAACTGCCCCATTCCCTGTCATAAGGGCCATAGCATTATTCTGAAGTGTTTGACAAATCTGCCTAGGTGACTGGTGTGAACACAACTTAAGTGAGTACAAGGACTGTCTGGCCACAGACTTGATTCCCCTGAGAACTGGATTATGTGCACAAACACATCCATTTACTTCTCTTTGAGCTTCCCttgagctccaagacacactcACATTTGCCATCTCATATCACAGCACTGTGAGTTGACAGGGAGAACACAGAGACCTAGAGATGCTACGTGACTTCATGTGGCCAGACAAGCAGCTAATGAAAATCCAGGCCAGAATCAATCTCATCTTCCTCTTGTTGCTATTCATTTTGaagaaatataaatttatttatgagagacagaaccagagcatcgctctggcataTGGAATGCTAGAAATCACATTttagacctcatacttgagagacaCTGTGTCACTTCCTAGACTacactttctcttttaaaaatagaaacaaattgagaaggaaggaggtagagagggggagagagaaggagagacagacacctacaacattgcttcacttctCTTAAAGCctctctccttcaggtgggggccaggggcttgaacccaggtccttgcacatgataatatgtgcagtcaaccaaatgtgtcaccacctggccccaaattcatttttttaaaactattttatttaatttttaatgagagcTATTAGTTATCAAGCCCAAGCAAagactactaaagtcatgggctcctagaaacatacctaaattagacagcttctttccaccttaagTCCCTATCCTCATTTGCTCTGttctctttggttcctgtttattaaacattttgtcctgctttatatcttactgccttttcagccaccaagttgcagatgctactatgattccatcctgatctctCTATGCAGATAACCTTGCCAAAGAATTCCAGAAACTCGCCTTCCTAGAGCTTTACcccaccagaaagacagaaacaggctaggggtatgggttgactggccaacatccatgtcctgtggagaagcaattacagaaatcagaactctTGCCTTCTGCATCTccaaaaggattttggtccatacttccaggtgGGGGAAAGTTaggtgaagatgaccagagagggctctgaatttcaaTTCCACTAGGACTTAGAACATGTGTGAccaagaatctttgtttttatacctatACTGAGAGGAAAGATAATCTGGAAAACACCCGAGGAATTCAGGTGctgtttctcttatttgagagggaagaggaaaaaggaaggaaacctagatatagtaataggtgtgggtgtgacttagtaAGTGAAGGCAGGGCAATAGAAgtgagggaatatatatattcaacccattGCTATAACCTGgggagaactacagcagtttcttCTGGAGGGGGAtaggggtacagaactctggtggtgggaatggtgtggaattatacccctattatagttttgtttaaaaaatgagaggaagtggcctggtggtgatgcacctggttgagcacacattttacaatgtgcaaggactcaggttcaggcccctagtccccacctgcagggggaaagctttgtgagtggcaaagcagggcttctggtctctcttctctctctctctctctctccctctctctctctctctctctctctctctctctgtctgtcttctccttcccttttacTTTCTGGCTCTCTttgtccaagaaataaataaataaatgtaataaaaaattttaaaaatgagaggaAGATTTTCCAAGATAaagataaagaccagagcactgttcagctctaatttattgtggcctcagtcatgaaagtcttttgtataaccattatgctctttccccAGCGCCCCATTCATTTTTGATACAGCCCTGAGCCATGGGCTTTCCCTTTGGAAAAGTTCAACCAATAATAGCATCAGAGCCGGAGAAGTCCTGAATCATTCTAAAGTCCACTGtgattggggtggtggtggtggcagaagAACAGTGG
This portion of the Erinaceus europaeus chromosome 7, mEriEur2.1, whole genome shotgun sequence genome encodes:
- the CCDC70 gene encoding coiled-coil domain-containing protein 70, which gives rise to MATPPSWLSRKVFPFKLGKWMRFSCFQSLTVSPNLRQKKLLHKLQEERTFREEMKVFRERIEDFREEMWTFRGKIRAFRGQILGFWEDERPFWEEEKTFWKEEKTFWEMEKSFREEEKTFWKKYRIFWKEDKAFWKEDNALWERDRNLLQEDKALWEEEKALWVEERALLEEEKALWEDKKSLWEEENALWEEEKAFWVEDGGYIGGEQILRDGHYNDNGGLQSPASSRGRA